Proteins encoded in a region of the Xiphophorus couchianus chromosome 11, X_couchianus-1.0, whole genome shotgun sequence genome:
- the ppme1 gene encoding protein phosphatase methylesterase 1, with product MEKQLHLNLLASRPPMAGGFQSGSKMKMGPGRKRDFTPLLWSQYFETIEDVEVENENGKDIFRLYCSGSSGPVLLLLHGGGHSALSWAVFTAVICSRINCRVVAMDLRAHGDTKVKTPEDLSADTMAKDVGKVVEALYGENPPEIMMIGHSMGGAIAVHTASANLVPSLLGLCVIDVVEGTAMDALNSMQNFLRSRPKTFKSLENAIEWSVKSGQIRNIESARVSMGGQVKKCEESASNPSVSNSIGEGIIEEEEEEGAEELNKKRMKEDDQEVKKESFYTWRVELSKTEKYWDGWFRGLSALFLSCSVPKLLLLAGVDRLDKDLTIGQMQGKFQMQVLPQCGHAVHEDAPEKVADALATFMVRHKFTEFKEGFLC from the exons ACCTGGACGAAAGAGAGATTTCACCCCCTTGCTCTGGAGTCAGTACTTTGAAACCATAGAAGATGTTGAAGTGGAGAATGAAAACGGCAAAGAT ATTTTCAGACTTTACTGCAGCGGCTCCAGCGgtcctgtgctgctgctgctccatggAGGCGGCCATTCTGCGCTGTCCTGGGCCGTGTTTACT GCCGTCATATGCAGCAGGATCAACTGCAGGGTGGTTGCCATGGACCTTCGAGCTCATG GAGACACTAAAGTAAAAACTCCAGAGGATCTCTCTGCAGACACCATGGCAAA GGATGTTGGTAAAGTGGTGGAGGCATTGTACGGAGAGAACCCCCCTGAGATCATGATGATCGGACACAGTATGGGTGGAGCCATCGCCGTTCACACAGCCAGTGCTAACCTCGTCCCATCGCTGCTGGGTCTCTGTGTCATCGACGTCGTAGAAG GTACAGCAATGGACGCTCTGAACAGTATGCAGAATTTCCTCAGAAGTCGGCCAAAGACATTTAAGTCTCTGGAGAATGCCATAGAGTGGAG cgTGAAGAGCGGTCAGATTAGAAACATCGAATCTGCTCGAGTTTCTATGGGAGGCCAAGTGAAAAA ATGTGAGGAGTCTGCCAGCAATCCAAGTGTTTCTAATAGCATCGGCGAGGGCATCatagaggaagaggaagaagaaggagcAGAAGAATTGAACAAAAAACGAATGAAGGAGGACGACCAAGAG GTTAAAAAGGAAAGCTTCTACACCTGGCGAGTGGAGCTGTCAAAGACGGAAAAATATTGGGATGGTTGGTTCAGAGGTCTGTCAGCCCTTTTTCTCAGCTGTTCTGTGCCAAAACTGCTGCTTCTTGCAG GAGTGGACCGGCTTGACAAAGATCTCACTATTGGACAGATGCAAG GGAAGTTTCAGATGCAGGTCCTCCCTCAGTGTGGCCATGCTGTTCATGAGGACGCACCTGAGAAA GTAGCAGATGCTCTAGCAACATTTATGGTCCGACACAAATTCACTGAGTTTAAAGAAGGATTTCTGTG